A region of the Bacillus basilensis genome:
CTATCAACATTTTCCCACGTTTTTGATCGGACTTCATAACTACCCTTCCAGAAATCTCTAATATCCTAGCAGATTCAAATGAAATGGGAAACTGTTGGTCCAAAATGTCTTGTGTCAAATTAATTATCAGTTCATCATTATTTTCTTCAAACGCTTCCTCTACTTTATTAAATAAGTGCTTTAGCTCATCGGATGTAGGGCTCCCTAACAAATATTGAGGATCGCAGCCCAATTGGTGCGCGATAAATTTCAAACTATCCATCGAAGGATTCGAATGCCCATTTTCAATCATGCTTAACATCCCTTTTGACATTTTATTACCAGCTAACTCTACAAGTGTCATACCTTTTTCTACTCTTAATTTATTTATTCGTTTTCCTATTTCATTCATTTTCAACATCCTTTGTAATTCAGTCTATTAGTTCAATTATATTAAACTTTTGATTGAAAAGAAAATTAGTGCATGTTACGATAAGTTCAATTAAATTGAACTCATTTAATTTAATTGGAATTTTCAATGGATAACAATAAAAAGGGAGAATTGAATATGAGTGAATTTATGGGGAATGAAACAGGAAAAAAATTAGATATAGGTGGTATTGAATTATACTATGAATTGTTAGGGGGAAATAATGAAGGTCCAACCCTAGTTTTTGATGCTGGATATGGAGATACTTTAGAAAGCTGGAATCCTATTAAAGATGACATTTTAAAGTTCTCAAAAATGTTTATTTATGATAGAGCTGGTATTGGAAAAAGCGAAATGAATGAAAGGCCTCGTCATAGTCAGCAAAGTGTCGAAAATCTACGTATATTACTTAATAAAGCAGGTATAAAACCTCCATATGTATTAGTCGGACACTCATTTGGAGGATTAAATACAAGATTATTTGCAAGCACATATCCAGAGGAAGTAGTAGGAGTCGTTCTCTTAGACTCAACTCACGAGGATCAAAACAAAATATTGCCCTCTTTATTTACAAAAGAAGTTCAGGAGGCTTATTATAATCAGTTTATTTTGGAAGGTTCTCTTAATGAAGTGGAAGAAAGCTTAGAACAAGTTCGTACTTCTAAATCACTTGGAAACATTCCACTCATTGTTGTAACAGGGGGGCTGCAGCCTTTTCATACAGTGGAGTCTATGGCTACTTGGATGAAATTCCAGGGAGAGCTTGCTAACTTGTCGACTAATAAAAAACATATTATTGTTGAAGATGCTGGACACGCAATACATATTGATCAACCTCAAGTTGTTGTTGATGTAATAAGGGATATATTAGATATGGTAAAAAATAAAAATAAACACTCTACTCTGTAATAATTTGTTATGACTCAAAATTGGGGTATCGCCACATCGCTATCAAGCTAACGAAACTGGTTACCCCCAAAATAAAATTATTGTACAAAAAATTTAGCCCCATGATTATAGAGAGTAATATATTTAAATTGATGATTATAGCATCACATCAATGAAATTAAGGTGAGCGAAACGGTATACATGCATTCAAATCATTATCTAGCTTTACAATTACACCAATATATAATCTTTTTTCTTCTTTGTTGATAACTGAGCGTCTATATTTTAATTAGTACATATCCCAGGTCATCCTCTTTTTCTTTTAATGAAAACGGGCTGATACCATATGAATACTGAAGTACATGCTTGAACAAATGCCGCATGATGACCTAAATGACCCAATTACAATTGCAAAACTACTTCTACGGGCTTCTTGATTTACCAACTACTTGTTCAAAAACACAATAAGCAAAGCCCTAGGATAGATGACTTCACAATTCTACCCTAGGGCCTTTTCTATTACGATGTGTGAAATACTGCTTACAATCGACTTAGTATTTTTATAAAATAAATCCACTTCAGCCATATTTTTTTCCTTGGAAGATTTTATTTTAAAATTATCTACGCAGTTTTTTCAAATATCTTTAGATGAGTGAAAATCCTTGTCTATAAAGAACCCACAATTTTCTCATCATCTACTTCATATTTTACTAAGCAATCATTTTCCATGACTAGTTCTATGTCAAGTAAGTTACCTGTGACACGATCAACTATTTTTTTATAAACTTTATTTTGTCTGTATACTTGCCCATCTATTTTTTTTACAAAACGATGATCTTCTTCAACGATAGAATACGTACATGGAGGATACTGGGATGCCCTAATTTCTCCGTAGATGTATTCGTCGTCAATATGTAGATTGACTTGATAGGAAATATTCGAATTATTTATCAATTTGAGATCAATAATACCATTCATCAAAGTGGCGCCTGTTCCAAATGGAATCACACGTCCATAGTCAGGGAATGGGTCGAAACTATGTCGATATCTTTCCGCTGTTTCCAATTCCGAATGAAGAAACATCCAGTAGAGAAGATTCCCTAACTGGCAGAGACCACCGCCTATTCCCTTTATCGCTTCGCCATTCATTAGAATAATTCCTTCTTTATATCCAGCCTTTTCACTGGAATTACCAACAAGATGCCAAAATGAAAATGTTTCTCCCGGTTTAATTACAACCTGGTTTATTTTGCAGATGGCTAGCTTTAGATTGGTGATTTTGTTATATTGTAGCTGTATATCCGTATCACCTAATTTTCTAATAAGTAAAGATTTATGTTTATAAATCCTGTAAGGTAATGGATTTTGCTCAAATGTTTTTGAAAATTTATAACCTTTAAGACGGTCACTTATTTTTTTAAACAGCCTACGTTGTCCGATTCTAATAGGAATTAAAAAAGGAAATCTTTGTGTTAATAACTTTCTTGCCATTGAGAGTTGAGCTCCTTTATATATTATTCATCATCACTAAGTAAATGATTCTGGTGCAAAAACTTCAGGATAATTGCAATGGATCTGTAAATCTTGAACATACCAATACTATTACTCTAAAAAGAGTATATGAATGGGGTGGAAAAGGAAAATTCATTCGAATAGAAGAGCTATCAAATGATCTTTGCATCGAAACCATAAAAGGTGTTCTAAAGATATAACTCTTCAAAACACCTTTTTATTATTTCAACATGGAAAGCATTATTTTTTCCAGTTCCGCTTTGTTTACATTCCTATCAAGCACTGTTTCCGCTCGATAGTCTAAGCCGCGATTTATAATGACTATCTGATATGCACTATTCTTTCCTTTTGCGGGAACAATCATCTTCATACTTTGTAAGTTTTCATAAGTACCATAGAATACCTGATTTCCTTCTAATTCATAAGTTTCTATATTGTCATTGCCATCCCAATTAAACGGATCTTTTTTCGGTTCTAAAAGTGGTGACTGACAAATTATATAACCATATTTCCCCTTTACATATTCTAATTCAACAAGTATTTCTGGCTTTCTTGTAAGGAATGAGCCAGCTCTTTCTCTCTTTAGTGTGTAGCCCTCAACTGTATAAGTTGGTTTGTTGATTTGAAAATCAACAACCTTTTGTGCCTCTTCTAGGTTGTACCGTAAATGGCTGTCAATTTTGTCGCTTAATGATTGTGATTGATTATAGAGATCATTTAATTTTTTATTATCCGCTTGACTCAACAGTTCTTCCTTAAACCATTTTACATCCCCTTCATAATTCTCGGGTACCTCTTTTGAAACCATCGCCTTTTTCTGAATAGAACGAATCTCCTTATAAAATTGGATATACTGTTCAAATTCCTCTTTTGTCAAATGTTTTTCAGCCAAATACAAATAATCCGTAGCCCTTTTATAGGACTCTTTTGACATTCCCAGATCTTTCTTTGCATTTTCTGGTGTACCTAGTGTTTTTTCTACAGCGTTTTGAAGAGAGTCACCAGATTGTTTCTTTACTTCTTTCATTGTAGCCTTTCCTGTTGTTTTCTCTTTTTGGTGTGCATTTATTCCATCTGCACGTGCATTTAGTAAGGATAGAGATGAAACAGCAATAATAGCAACAACTCCAAATGCAGACCAACGATAAGAGTTCTTTTTGAACTTTTTAATCATAAGAATTCTCCTTTTTAATGTTCTTTTATTTCTACTTAAGTTCGCTAGGCTTGGTACTTGATAATAACTTGAGTAGTGTTCTAAGAGGGTAATAATGGTATGACCATATGCAAGGTTTTCCTCTGAATCTATAAATGTAAGAGCAAACGCATCGCACGCCAGTTCCTGATCTTCCCGCATACATGAGTAGGCATACCAAAGAATCGGGTTAAACCAATTTAGAATCAGTAAGCCATGCATAAGCCAATTCACACCAACATCTCTTCGTTTGATGTGAGCTAATTCATGATGAAAAATGTATCGTAACTGTTGCTCATCTAGTACTTTCATATGTACACTTGACAATAACACCTTTGGTCGAATGAATCCGAACACAGTTGGACTTGAAATCTTTCCCGCTAAAAGTAGTGGGATATCCTGTCGAACAGACATAGATTTCTTACAGTTTTCAAAAATTCGTACAATCCTCTCATCCGTAATAACAGGTTGTTTTTTTATGTAGAGTAATAAACGCCTATTCATAATGATGGTAGTAAAGCTCAGAATGATAACCCCAGCAAGCCAAATATATATGGAGATTGTATAAAATGAAAACGTCTTATCATCTTGCTTTTCATTATTGTACGTTTGTTTTTTACTTTCCTCAGCTGTTTGTGTTGAACTAGATGCATAGGTATCTTCTTTTGTGATTACCTTTGTATCACCTATATCTGTAAATCCTTGTATACGATCTACAGGAGCTTGGTGAAAGATAACTGAAGTTCCATTACTGTACGAAAGAATAGAATAGATACTGTAGGAACTATCTGGTGACCATGGCAATAAAAGCCTTACAATTAATATCATCCATAACATGTACTGCCATCGCGGGGTTAACTTATTTCTAAGCAAGATTTTGACACATAAAATTATGCCAACTAATATACTTGCCATAATGGAGGTTTCTATCACCCAATCAAAAAAGCGAGGTAGATAGACGTTTACAAACATATCTATCATTATGATCTATCCTTCCTCTGATTTTCCTCATTCTTCTTATCTAAAATACGTTTGAGTTCGTTAATATCCTCTGTAGACAGCTTTTCTTCTTTTAAAAAATTCACAAGTAAAGGTTTAAATGCTGCACCATAGAAACGTTTGAGAAGCGATTTTGTTTCTACTTGTAGATAACTATCTTGCGACACTAAAGGATAATAGGCATACATACGCCCTTTATCTTGATGGTAAGAAACAGCTTCTTTTTGGACTAATCGA
Encoded here:
- a CDS encoding alpha/beta fold hydrolase, which translates into the protein MSEFMGNETGKKLDIGGIELYYELLGGNNEGPTLVFDAGYGDTLESWNPIKDDILKFSKMFIYDRAGIGKSEMNERPRHSQQSVENLRILLNKAGIKPPYVLVGHSFGGLNTRLFASTYPEEVVGVVLLDSTHEDQNKILPSLFTKEVQEAYYNQFILEGSLNEVEESLEQVRTSKSLGNIPLIVVTGGLQPFHTVESMATWMKFQGELANLSTNKKHIIVEDAGHAIHIDQPQVVVDVIRDILDMVKNKNKHSTL
- a CDS encoding VanW family protein gives rise to the protein MARKLLTQRFPFLIPIRIGQRRLFKKISDRLKGYKFSKTFEQNPLPYRIYKHKSLLIRKLGDTDIQLQYNKITNLKLAICKINQVVIKPGETFSFWHLVGNSSEKAGYKEGIILMNGEAIKGIGGGLCQLGNLLYWMFLHSELETAERYRHSFDPFPDYGRVIPFGTGATLMNGIIDLKLINNSNISYQVNLHIDDEYIYGEIRASQYPPCTYSIVEEDHRFVKKIDGQVYRQNKVYKKIVDRVTGNLLDIELVMENDCLVKYEVDDEKIVGSL
- a CDS encoding M56 family metallopeptidase; the encoded protein is MIDMFVNVYLPRFFDWVIETSIMASILVGIILCVKILLRNKLTPRWQYMLWMILIVRLLLPWSPDSSYSIYSILSYSNGTSVIFHQAPVDRIQGFTDIGDTKVITKEDTYASSSTQTAEESKKQTYNNEKQDDKTFSFYTISIYIWLAGVIILSFTTIIMNRRLLLYIKKQPVITDERIVRIFENCKKSMSVRQDIPLLLAGKISSPTVFGFIRPKVLLSSVHMKVLDEQQLRYIFHHELAHIKRRDVGVNWLMHGLLILNWFNPILWYAYSCMREDQELACDAFALTFIDSEENLAYGHTIITLLEHYSSYYQVPSLANLSRNKRTLKRRILMIKKFKKNSYRWSAFGVVAIIAVSSLSLLNARADGINAHQKEKTTGKATMKEVKKQSGDSLQNAVEKTLGTPENAKKDLGMSKESYKRATDYLYLAEKHLTKEEFEQYIQFYKEIRSIQKKAMVSKEVPENYEGDVKWFKEELLSQADNKKLNDLYNQSQSLSDKIDSHLRYNLEEAQKVVDFQINKPTYTVEGYTLKRERAGSFLTRKPEILVELEYVKGKYGYIICQSPLLEPKKDPFNWDGNDNIETYELEGNQVFYGTYENLQSMKMIVPAKGKNSAYQIVIINRGLDYRAETVLDRNVNKAELEKIMLSMLK
- a CDS encoding BlaI/MecI/CopY family transcriptional regulator; the protein is MMKELPKISEAELEVMKVLWSKSPQTANEVIEALEVTMDWKPKTIRTLINRLVQKEAVSYHQDKGRMYAYYPLVSQDSYLQVETKSLLKRFYGAAFKPLLVNFLKEEKLSTEDINELKRILDKKNEENQRKDRS